Proteins encoded in a region of the Streptomyces akebiae genome:
- a CDS encoding SpoIIE family protein phosphatase, whose amino-acid sequence MSAWSPDHTERRSPGPVVRSPNGVPDLVHAGMYVVDDNGLVVAVNPRAAELLRRPADGLVGRDAHELLHRDRLGQTIPRAACSMMHAFLSGRTGGGDLEWFLRGDGTLLPVTWLVTPCRLDGTATGALVLFHECAPESGVVADGASPALSQLDRLALLAETTTRLSSTLDAEETVARLVRLVVPRLADWAVVDLITESDDVWRTMVVTHRDGVVVRREELEGPLPPVHEESLMPLSRALRGAASTLVGPETYQGPADSGITVAQQKLFEETGLRSAAIAPIRGPRAVLGALTLGLSERPGAFTEAELSLLDDIARRAGLALENARLYQRQRHIAETMQRHLLPQMPEVPGLRMAARYESASKSSQVGGDWYDAFSLADGSTAVAVGDVVGHNIDAAAGMAQVRNMLRAYAWALKEPPSAIVERLDQAVVNVTEASMATLIFGRVERSDDAWALRWTNAGHPPPLLITHDGRSRFLDEEHDHLLGTGLTRARTDTLTPLPPRSTLVLYTDGLIESPGHTLDRGLARLRQHAAALVHRPLHVFCDLLLERARPVDNDDDVALLVFRMPAEDGEARDR is encoded by the coding sequence ATGAGCGCGTGGAGTCCGGATCACACCGAACGGCGGTCGCCGGGTCCGGTGGTGCGCTCACCGAACGGGGTGCCCGATCTCGTGCACGCCGGTATGTACGTGGTGGACGACAACGGACTCGTCGTCGCGGTGAACCCAAGGGCGGCGGAGTTGCTCCGCCGCCCGGCCGACGGACTCGTCGGGCGGGACGCCCACGAACTGCTGCACCGGGACCGGCTCGGGCAGACGATTCCGCGGGCGGCGTGCTCGATGATGCACGCGTTCCTCAGTGGCCGTACGGGCGGTGGGGACCTGGAGTGGTTCCTGCGCGGCGACGGCACGCTGCTGCCGGTGACCTGGCTGGTGACCCCGTGCAGGCTCGACGGGACCGCGACCGGCGCGCTGGTCCTCTTCCACGAGTGCGCCCCGGAGAGCGGTGTCGTCGCGGACGGCGCGTCGCCGGCGCTGTCGCAGTTGGACCGGCTGGCGCTGCTCGCCGAGACGACCACCCGGCTGAGTTCCACCCTGGACGCCGAGGAGACGGTCGCCCGCCTGGTGCGGCTGGTGGTGCCACGGCTGGCGGACTGGGCCGTCGTGGACCTGATCACCGAGAGCGACGACGTCTGGCGGACCATGGTGGTGACCCACCGTGACGGCGTGGTGGTGCGGCGCGAGGAGTTGGAGGGGCCGCTCCCGCCGGTGCACGAGGAGTCCCTCATGCCGCTGTCCCGGGCCCTGCGCGGGGCGGCCTCGACCCTGGTCGGCCCGGAGACCTACCAAGGGCCGGCGGACTCGGGGATCACGGTCGCCCAGCAGAAACTGTTCGAGGAGACGGGGCTGCGCTCGGCGGCCATCGCGCCCATCCGGGGACCGCGCGCGGTGCTCGGCGCTCTCACGCTGGGCCTGAGCGAGCGGCCGGGGGCCTTCACCGAGGCGGAGCTGTCGCTGTTGGACGACATCGCCCGCCGGGCCGGGCTGGCGCTGGAGAACGCGCGCCTGTACCAGCGGCAGCGGCACATCGCGGAGACCATGCAGCGCCATCTGCTGCCCCAGATGCCGGAGGTGCCGGGGCTGCGAATGGCGGCGCGTTACGAGTCGGCGTCGAAGTCCTCCCAGGTCGGCGGCGACTGGTACGACGCCTTCTCGCTGGCCGACGGGTCCACGGCGGTGGCCGTCGGGGACGTCGTCGGACACAACATCGACGCGGCGGCCGGGATGGCGCAGGTGCGCAACATGCTCCGGGCCTACGCCTGGGCGCTGAAGGAGCCGCCGAGCGCGATCGTGGAGCGGCTGGACCAGGCCGTGGTGAACGTGACCGAGGCGTCCATGGCGACGCTGATCTTCGGCCGCGTCGAGCGCAGCGACGACGCCTGGGCCCTGCGGTGGACCAACGCGGGGCATCCGCCGCCGCTGCTGATCACGCACGACGGCAGGTCCCGGTTCCTGGACGAGGAACACGACCATCTGCTCGGCACGGGCCTGACCCGGGCTCGCACCGACACGCTCACTCCGCTCCCGCCGAGGTCCACGCTGGTGCTGTACACGGACGGTCTGATCGAGTCCCCGGGGCACACCCTCGACCGGGGCCTCGCCCGGCTGCGCCAGCACGCGGCGGCCCTCGTCCACCGGCCCCTCCATGTCTTCTGCGACCTGCTGCTGGAGCGCGCCCGTCCCGTCGACAACG
- a CDS encoding squalene/phytoene synthase family protein yields MPVASLLGPEADGGRFRAACRTLMEGSRRLDFVNDLAEDLPEGRLGIPAEALARFSVTVEDLAAGRTSAGLRELVEDQVEAARSACERPANCPCSGKVPAGCSWTRASGSSC; encoded by the coding sequence ATGCCGGTGGCGTCGCTGCTGGGCCCGGAGGCCGACGGCGGACGGTTCCGGGCGGCGTGCCGGACGCTCATGGAGGGCAGCCGGCGGCTGGACTTCGTCAACGACCTGGCCGAGGACCTGCCGGAAGGCCGTCTGGGCATCCCGGCCGAGGCGCTGGCACGCTTCTCGGTCACCGTCGAGGACCTCGCGGCGGGCCGGACGTCGGCGGGCCTGCGGGAGTTGGTGGAGGACCAGGTAGAGGCGGCCCGGTCTGCCTGCGAGCGGCCCGCGAACTGCCCCTGCTCGGGGAAGGTCCCGGCGGGGTGCTCCTGGACTCGGGCATCAGGATCGAGCTGCTGA
- a CDS encoding ABC transporter permease has translation MTTTDLSVVPARTRVHQVTGRRVLRSEWAKFWSLRSSWITLGVALVLLVLFGTIAGYTYSPDATGAEGPPGPGSGGDAVALALTGVTFASLAVGVLGVLLSAGEYSTGMIRSTLAAVPRRLPVLWAKSAVIGVIALILSTVGALAAFQLGAPGLDGERISLSLGDDGVLRGLAGAGVYLALVAVAGVALGVLLRSSAGAIAALVGILLVLPGLATLLPDSWYDTITPYLPSNAGSAIYALTESAGSLSPGQGLAVFAGWVALALAGAAHRLVRTDA, from the coding sequence ATGACCACCACCGATCTGTCCGTGGTCCCCGCCCGTACCCGGGTGCACCAGGTGACCGGCCGCCGGGTGCTGCGCTCGGAGTGGGCCAAGTTCTGGTCGCTGCGCTCCAGTTGGATCACCCTCGGGGTGGCCCTGGTGCTGCTGGTCCTCTTCGGGACGATCGCCGGCTACACCTACAGTCCCGACGCCACCGGTGCCGAGGGACCGCCCGGACCGGGCTCCGGGGGCGACGCGGTCGCGCTGGCGCTGACCGGCGTGACCTTCGCGTCGCTGGCGGTGGGCGTGCTCGGGGTGCTGCTGTCGGCGGGCGAGTACAGCACCGGCATGATCCGCTCCACGCTCGCCGCGGTGCCGCGCCGGCTGCCGGTGCTCTGGGCGAAGAGCGCCGTCATCGGGGTGATCGCTCTGATCCTCAGCACGGTCGGCGCGCTGGCCGCCTTCCAGCTCGGCGCTCCCGGCCTGGACGGGGAGCGGATCTCGCTCTCCCTGGGCGACGACGGCGTGCTGCGCGGCCTGGCCGGAGCCGGTGTCTACCTCGCTCTGGTCGCCGTGGCCGGGGTGGCCCTGGGGGTGCTGCTGCGCTCCTCCGCGGGAGCCATCGCGGCTCTGGTCGGCATCCTGCTCGTCCTCCCCGGGCTCGCCACGCTGCTGCCGGACTCCTGGTACGACACGATCACCCCGTACCTCCCCAGCAACGCGGGATCGGCGATCTACGCCCTGACCGAGTCCGCCGGCTCCCTCTCCCCCGGGCAGGGGCTCGCGGTCTTCGCCGGCTGGGTCGCGCTGGCCCTGGCGGGGGCGGCCCACCGACTGGTCCGGACGGACGCCTGA
- a CDS encoding sensor histidine kinase: MSPHRATPAAETTPGTVLAPSPGYDAAWHPVLGRMLHGQRRRQLLDRRHPWLLDTAVVLVVALISLPDLLMDHGGDGGPFGETEYRTDLPAAVPFLFAALLVVPLWWRRRAPAVTFFVIAAVSLVQWSLDVWQQAGLSMLVALYSLALHGSLRVLGWAVVVTAGELSLAVWLLGRVEHPLLGLFFLLGTATAAVTLGLTLRIRRMYLATLEDRAARLEIERDQRVRLTAAAERSRVAREMHDIVGHNLSVMVSVADGAAVLAAGRGEGSAEALRILGDTGRQAMGELRRVLDVLREDQDDERLLAPQPGIPDLDALLARVRAAGLPVTYRTVGDLDALGGGVQLTVYRIVQEALTNTLKHAGTGATAEVGVTAEAAGTVHVRVADTGVAADGPGRAEPGRTGADEPDEPGHGLVGIRQRAAMYGGAVTIGPRDSGHGWIVDVLLDVPPAPPTLSPRESI, encoded by the coding sequence ATGAGTCCGCACCGCGCGACACCCGCCGCGGAGACCACCCCGGGGACCGTCCTCGCGCCGTCCCCGGGGTACGACGCCGCCTGGCATCCGGTCCTGGGCCGGATGCTGCACGGACAGCGCCGACGGCAGCTGCTGGACCGGCGGCACCCCTGGCTGCTCGACACGGCGGTGGTGCTGGTCGTGGCGCTGATCAGCCTGCCCGACCTCCTTATGGACCACGGCGGCGACGGCGGCCCCTTCGGGGAGACGGAGTACCGCACCGACCTCCCGGCGGCCGTCCCGTTCCTCTTCGCGGCCCTTCTGGTCGTCCCGCTGTGGTGGCGACGCCGGGCGCCGGCCGTGACGTTCTTCGTCATCGCGGCGGTGTCACTGGTCCAGTGGTCGCTGGACGTGTGGCAGCAGGCCGGGCTCAGCATGCTCGTCGCCCTGTACAGCCTGGCCCTGCACGGTTCGCTGCGGGTGCTGGGCTGGGCGGTCGTCGTGACCGCCGGTGAACTGTCCCTCGCGGTCTGGCTCCTGGGGCGGGTCGAGCATCCGCTGCTCGGCCTGTTCTTCCTGCTGGGCACGGCCACGGCGGCCGTCACCCTGGGCCTGACCCTCCGGATCCGCAGGATGTACCTGGCGACGCTGGAGGACCGCGCCGCCCGGCTGGAGATCGAACGCGACCAGCGTGTCCGGCTCACCGCCGCCGCCGAGCGTTCCCGGGTGGCCCGCGAGATGCACGACATCGTCGGCCACAACCTCTCCGTCATGGTCAGCGTCGCGGACGGCGCCGCGGTCCTCGCCGCCGGCCGGGGCGAGGGGTCCGCCGAAGCTCTGCGCATCCTCGGCGACACCGGCCGCCAGGCCATGGGCGAACTGCGCCGCGTGCTGGACGTCCTCCGTGAGGACCAGGACGACGAGCGGCTGCTCGCACCGCAGCCGGGCATCCCCGACCTGGACGCCCTGTTGGCGCGGGTCCGCGCGGCGGGCCTGCCCGTGACCTACCGGACCGTGGGCGATCTCGACGCGCTGGGCGGCGGTGTGCAGCTCACCGTGTACCGGATCGTGCAGGAGGCCCTGACCAACACCCTCAAGCACGCCGGTACGGGCGCCACGGCCGAGGTCGGGGTGACCGCCGAGGCCGCCGGCACCGTGCACGTCCGGGTCGCCGACACCGGCGTGGCGGCGGACGGGCCGGGCCGGGCGGAGCCGGGGCGGACGGGGGCCGACGAACCCGACGAGCCGGGGCACGGACTGGTCGGCATCCGGCAGCGGGCCGCCATGTACGGCGGCGCCGTCACCATCGGCCCACGCGACTCCGGCCACGGCTGGATCGTGGACGTCCTGCTGGACGTACCCCCCGCGCCACCCACCCTGTCGCCCCGGGAGAGCATCTGA
- a CDS encoding glutamate--cysteine ligase 2, which yields MRTVGVEEELLLVDPQTGEPQARAAAVLARAALEGTDQDVFEKELHDEQVEFATHPQSSMTDLGAEIVRCRKDAARHAEGLGSAVVALATSPLPVSPTITMNSRYRWMAREFGLHTQVQLVCGCHVHVSVESDDEGVAVLDRMRPWLSVLTALSANSPFWQGYDSRYASYRSQVWDMWPMAGPTDVFGSAERYHQCVTDLIATGVVRDQGMVYFDARLSQRYPTVEIRVADVCLHPDTAVLVAALARGLVETAAREWRAGVEPLGHSAGLLRLATWRAARSGMSENLLDPVTMRPRPALDVIRSLLHHVEGALVDHGDADLARDAVAALTGRGNGARVQREVMARTGSLREVVAACVRHTQA from the coding sequence GTGCGTACCGTCGGAGTGGAAGAGGAACTCCTCCTGGTCGATCCGCAGACCGGCGAGCCGCAGGCGCGGGCCGCGGCGGTGCTCGCGCGAGCCGCGCTGGAGGGCACGGACCAGGATGTGTTCGAGAAGGAGCTGCACGACGAGCAGGTGGAGTTCGCCACCCACCCGCAGTCCTCGATGACCGATCTGGGGGCCGAGATCGTCCGCTGCCGCAAGGACGCGGCCCGTCATGCCGAGGGGCTCGGCAGCGCGGTCGTGGCGCTGGCGACGTCGCCGCTGCCGGTGAGTCCGACGATCACCATGAACAGCCGGTACCGGTGGATGGCGCGGGAGTTCGGCCTGCACACGCAGGTGCAACTGGTCTGCGGCTGCCACGTCCATGTGTCCGTCGAGTCCGACGACGAGGGCGTGGCCGTCCTGGACCGGATGCGGCCCTGGCTGTCCGTGCTGACGGCGCTGAGCGCGAACTCTCCCTTCTGGCAGGGCTACGACAGCCGGTACGCCAGCTACCGCAGCCAGGTGTGGGACATGTGGCCGATGGCCGGGCCGACGGACGTCTTCGGCTCGGCCGAGCGGTACCACCAGTGCGTCACGGATCTGATCGCCACGGGAGTCGTGCGCGACCAGGGCATGGTCTACTTCGACGCACGGCTGTCCCAGCGGTATCCGACCGTCGAGATCCGGGTCGCGGACGTCTGTCTGCACCCCGACACCGCGGTCCTCGTCGCGGCCCTCGCCCGGGGGCTCGTGGAGACCGCGGCCCGGGAGTGGCGGGCCGGTGTGGAGCCGCTCGGCCACAGTGCGGGACTGCTGCGGCTGGCCACCTGGCGGGCCGCCCGCTCCGGGATGTCGGAGAACCTCCTGGACCCCGTCACGATGCGGCCCCGGCCGGCCCTCGACGTGATCCGCTCACTGCTCCACCACGTCGAGGGGGCCCTCGTCGACCACGGGGACGCCGACCTGGCCCGGGACGCCGTCGCCGCGCTGACGGGGCGCGGCAACGGGGCCCGGGTGCAGCGCGAGGTGATGGCTCGGACGGGGAGCCTGCGCGAGGTCGTCGCCGCCTGCGTACGGCACACCCAGGCCTGA
- the rox gene encoding rifampin monooxygenase has product MIDVIVVGGGPTGLMLASELRLAGVGTVVLERLTEPTGESRGQGLHARSVEVMDQRGLLDRFLAVSEKFRVGGLFGGIMKPWPESLDTAHAYGVATPQPVTERILQERALELGTDIRRGSELVGLDQDEDGVTARLADGTRLRARHLVGCDGGRSVVRKLLGVGFPGEPATVETLLGDMGATEDPATIAAVVEEVRRTQLRFGLAPLGDGNYRVLVPAEGVSEDRTTQPTLDEFKQRLRAFAGTDFGVHSPRWLSRFGDATRQAERYRVGRVLLAGDAAHIHPPTGGQGLNLGVQDAFNLGWKLAATVNGWAPEGLLDTYHAERHPVAARVLVNTRAQITLLGSEPGPTALRELFSKLMDFEEVNRYVTGMITGVDVRYDLGDGHDLVGRRMRDLRLKRGRLYELTHDGRGLLLDRGGALSVEGWADRVDHVVDTAEDLDAPAVLLRPDGHVAWAGEDQRELLDGLARWFGAATG; this is encoded by the coding sequence ATGATCGACGTGATCGTCGTCGGGGGCGGACCGACCGGGTTGATGCTGGCGAGCGAGTTGCGGCTGGCCGGGGTGGGCACGGTGGTGCTGGAGAGGCTGACCGAGCCGACCGGCGAGTCCCGGGGGCAGGGCCTGCACGCGCGAAGTGTCGAGGTGATGGACCAGCGCGGCCTGCTGGACCGGTTCCTCGCGGTCAGTGAGAAGTTCCGGGTCGGCGGCCTCTTCGGCGGCATCATGAAGCCGTGGCCGGAAAGCCTGGACACGGCTCACGCGTACGGCGTGGCCACCCCGCAGCCGGTCACCGAGCGCATCCTCCAGGAGCGCGCCCTGGAACTCGGCACCGACATCCGGCGCGGCAGCGAACTGGTGGGGCTCGACCAGGACGAGGACGGTGTGACCGCGCGACTGGCGGACGGCACGCGATTGCGCGCCCGCCATCTCGTCGGCTGCGACGGGGGCCGCAGCGTGGTGCGCAAGCTGCTCGGCGTCGGTTTCCCCGGCGAGCCCGCCACCGTCGAGACCCTGCTGGGCGACATGGGGGCGACCGAGGACCCGGCGACGATCGCCGCGGTCGTGGAGGAGGTCCGCAGGACCCAGCTGCGGTTCGGCCTCGCCCCTCTCGGGGACGGGAACTACCGCGTGCTCGTACCCGCCGAGGGGGTGTCCGAGGACCGTACGACCCAGCCGACCCTGGACGAGTTCAAGCAGCGGCTCCGCGCCTTCGCGGGCACCGACTTCGGTGTCCACTCACCACGCTGGCTCTCCCGGTTCGGCGACGCCACCCGGCAGGCCGAGCGCTACCGGGTCGGCCGGGTGCTGCTGGCCGGCGACGCGGCCCACATCCATCCGCCGACCGGCGGCCAGGGGCTCAACCTCGGTGTGCAGGACGCCTTCAACCTGGGCTGGAAGCTGGCTGCCACGGTCAACGGCTGGGCGCCGGAGGGGCTGTTGGACACCTACCACGCCGAGCGGCACCCGGTCGCCGCCCGCGTGCTGGTCAACACCCGCGCGCAGATCACCCTGCTGGGTTCCGAGCCGGGGCCGACCGCGCTGCGGGAGCTGTTCTCGAAGCTCATGGACTTCGAGGAGGTGAACCGGTACGTGACCGGGATGATCACCGGGGTCGACGTCCGCTACGACCTCGGCGACGGTCACGACCTGGTCGGCCGGCGGATGCGGGACCTGCGGCTGAAGCGGGGGCGTCTGTACGAGCTGACGCACGACGGCCGCGGCCTGCTGCTCGACCGCGGTGGCGCGCTCTCGGTGGAGGGCTGGGCGGACCGGGTCGACCACGTGGTGGACACCGCCGAGGACCTGGACGCGCCCGCGGTCCTCCTGCGGCCCGACGGCCACGTGGCGTGGGCCGGCGAGGACCAGCGGGAACTGCTCGACGGACTCGCCCGGTGGTTCGGGGCGGCCACGGGCTGA
- a CDS encoding GNAT family N-acetyltransferase encodes MTLPPAVRPYRPGDLDAVHDICVRTAHNGGDSRPVHADPDVFPATFATPYTHLEPELTFVLDDGRGRAVGYILGTADTPAFVEEFRAKWLPLVTERFPAPVGPDTSPDAAIVRLLHHPERMLLPELLPYPAHLHIDLLPAWQGRGHGRALMRTFLHALRTRGVPAVHLTMLTSNTPARAFYDRLGFHEIEVPDPGPVTCLGRSTGE; translated from the coding sequence ATGACCCTGCCTCCCGCAGTCCGCCCGTACCGGCCCGGGGACCTCGACGCCGTCCACGACATCTGTGTCCGTACCGCCCATAACGGCGGCGACAGCCGTCCCGTCCACGCCGACCCCGACGTCTTCCCGGCGACGTTCGCCACCCCTTACACCCATCTCGAACCGGAGCTGACCTTCGTCCTGGACGACGGCCGCGGCCGGGCGGTCGGCTACATCCTCGGCACTGCCGACACCCCTGCCTTCGTCGAGGAGTTCCGCGCGAAGTGGCTGCCCCTGGTGACCGAGCGCTTCCCGGCGCCCGTCGGTCCGGACACCTCCCCCGACGCGGCGATCGTCCGGCTCCTGCACCACCCCGAGCGCATGCTCCTCCCCGAACTCCTCCCGTATCCGGCCCACTTGCACATCGACCTCCTCCCCGCCTGGCAGGGCCGCGGCCACGGCCGGGCCCTCATGCGCACCTTCCTCCATGCCCTGCGCACCAGAGGGGTCCCGGCCGTCCACCTCACCATGCTCACCTCCAACACGCCGGCCCGCGCCTTCTACGACCGTCTGGGCTTCCACGAGATCGAGGTACCGGACCCCGGCCCGGTGACCTGTCTCGGCCGTTCGACTGGGGAGTGA
- a CDS encoding ABC transporter ATP-binding protein codes for MIEARELTKRYGDKTVVDRLSFTVRAGEVTGFLGPNGAGKSTTMRMIIGLDSPTGGTVTVNGRSYARHSAPLHEIGSLLEAKSVHPGRTAFNHLMALAHTHGIGRRRVDEVIELAGLTSVAGKRVGAFSLGMGQRLGIAAALLGDPAVVMLDEPVNGLDPEGVLWVRNLLRRLADEGRAVMLSSHLMSETALIANHLVIIGRGRLLADTTVDGFVRDAGGGGVKVATTEPLKLRSLLAGPDVTISSTTTEELIVTGLDAREIGAIAARHGVPLHELTPQAVSLEEAFMQLTAEAVEYQSALAEPARKAA; via the coding sequence ATGATCGAAGCGCGTGAGCTGACGAAGCGGTACGGGGACAAGACGGTGGTCGACCGGCTGAGCTTCACCGTCCGGGCCGGTGAGGTGACCGGCTTCCTGGGCCCGAACGGCGCGGGCAAGTCCACGACCATGCGCATGATCATCGGTCTGGACTCCCCCACCGGGGGCACGGTCACCGTCAACGGACGCTCCTACGCCCGGCACTCGGCGCCGCTGCACGAGATCGGCTCGCTGCTGGAGGCCAAGTCGGTCCACCCCGGCCGGACCGCGTTCAACCACCTGATGGCGCTGGCGCACACCCACGGCATCGGGCGCCGCCGGGTGGACGAGGTGATCGAGCTGGCCGGGCTGACCAGTGTGGCCGGCAAGCGGGTGGGGGCCTTCTCGCTCGGCATGGGGCAGCGGCTCGGCATCGCCGCCGCCCTGCTCGGCGACCCGGCGGTGGTGATGCTCGACGAGCCGGTCAACGGCCTCGATCCGGAAGGTGTGTTGTGGGTGCGCAACCTCCTGCGCCGCCTCGCCGACGAGGGACGGGCCGTGATGCTCTCCTCGCACCTGATGAGCGAGACCGCGCTGATCGCCAACCACCTGGTCATCATCGGGCGGGGGCGGCTGCTGGCGGACACGACCGTGGACGGCTTCGTCCGGGACGCGGGCGGCGGCGGCGTGAAGGTCGCCACCACCGAGCCGTTGAAGCTGCGCTCGCTGCTGGCCGGGCCGGACGTCACGATCAGCTCCACCACCACCGAGGAACTGATCGTCACCGGGCTGGACGCCCGGGAGATCGGGGCGATCGCCGCCCGGCACGGGGTACCCCTGCACGAACTCACCCCCCAGGCGGTCTCCTTGGAGGAGGCCTTCATGCAACTCACCGCCGAAGCCGTCGAATACCAGAGCGCTCTCGCCGAGCCCGCGCGAAAGGCCGCCTGA
- a CDS encoding response regulator, with amino-acid sequence MTTVLIADDQPLQRLGFRMLLQGTPGLTPVGEAEHGAEAVRLAARLRPDVVLMDIRMPGMDGLEATRRIVAAGGRTRVLIVTTFDLDEYAYDGLRAGASGFLLKDARPEELVAGIHAVATGDAVVAPSLTRRLLDAYAHQVLAPSGTPLPPDPRLRTLSEREHEVLVAIGQGWTNTEIAERLVLTESTVKKHVGRVLAKIGARDRVQAVIMAYDAGLVRAKP; translated from the coding sequence ATGACCACTGTGCTGATCGCCGACGACCAGCCCCTGCAACGCCTCGGCTTCCGCATGCTCCTCCAGGGCACCCCCGGCCTCACCCCGGTCGGGGAGGCCGAGCACGGCGCCGAAGCCGTCCGCCTCGCCGCGCGGCTGCGCCCCGACGTGGTCCTCATGGACATCCGTATGCCCGGCATGGACGGCCTGGAGGCGACCCGCCGGATCGTCGCCGCCGGCGGCCGCACCCGCGTCCTCATCGTGACCACCTTCGACCTCGACGAGTACGCGTACGACGGGCTGCGGGCCGGCGCCAGCGGCTTCCTCCTCAAGGACGCGCGCCCCGAGGAACTCGTCGCCGGCATCCACGCGGTCGCCACCGGGGACGCCGTCGTCGCCCCCAGCCTGACCCGTCGGCTCCTCGACGCCTACGCCCACCAGGTCCTCGCCCCGAGCGGCACGCCCCTGCCGCCCGACCCCCGGCTGCGAACCCTCAGCGAACGCGAGCACGAGGTGCTCGTGGCCATCGGCCAGGGCTGGACCAACACGGAGATCGCCGAACGTCTCGTCCTCACCGAGTCCACCGTGAAGAAACACGTCGGCCGCGTCCTCGCCAAGATCGGCGCCCGCGACCGCGTCCAGGCCGTGATCATGGCCTACGACGCGGGCCTGGTGAGGGCGAAGCCCTGA
- a CDS encoding glycoside hydrolase family 5 protein, whose protein sequence is MPRKNHRGTACLAASLAGVTAFGGVLASPASAAATFRHASPPPVSDFRGVNWADPRDNYADDAVVPSGLSTTDTYATTYAKSRAIVGGFAELGANTVRLPVNPTSVNGPFWTSYRAAIDAATAKGFKVILGYWEADNAKDGKIDDQASWDRMWARITSAYGRNGKVYFEPMNEPFGYTSQEWRDVAARWLATHRSIPRDRVLIGGIKYSEDVKPVCADSRLDGTRIALHNYGFWHTDWTSVDQWKADFKERIGSCASRTVLDEFGASMTTGLDYNGPVNGSNEVAYIQAATDTIRELGLGSVYWPGLRNGDTYSLTTLQGTGTRLSLKVNNQSGLDRLHWAWKQK, encoded by the coding sequence GTGCCACGAAAGAACCATCGCGGGACAGCCTGCCTCGCGGCATCGCTGGCCGGCGTCACGGCATTCGGCGGGGTCCTCGCCTCCCCCGCGTCCGCCGCCGCCACCTTCCGCCACGCCTCGCCGCCACCGGTCAGCGACTTCCGCGGCGTCAACTGGGCCGACCCGCGCGACAACTACGCCGACGACGCGGTCGTGCCCTCGGGACTGTCCACCACCGACACCTACGCCACGACGTACGCCAAGTCACGGGCGATCGTCGGCGGGTTCGCCGAGCTGGGTGCCAACACGGTCCGCCTGCCGGTGAACCCCACCTCCGTGAACGGCCCGTTCTGGACGTCGTACCGAGCCGCGATCGACGCCGCCACCGCCAAGGGCTTCAAGGTCATCCTGGGCTACTGGGAGGCCGACAACGCCAAGGACGGCAAGATCGACGACCAGGCCTCCTGGGACCGCATGTGGGCGCGCATCACCTCCGCGTACGGCCGCAACGGCAAGGTCTACTTCGAGCCGATGAACGAGCCGTTCGGCTACACCTCGCAGGAGTGGCGCGACGTCGCCGCGCGCTGGCTGGCCACCCACCGCTCGATCCCCCGCGACCGGGTCCTCATCGGCGGCATCAAGTACAGCGAGGACGTCAAGCCGGTCTGCGCCGACAGCCGGCTCGACGGCACCCGGATCGCCCTGCACAACTACGGCTTCTGGCACACCGACTGGACCAGCGTCGACCAGTGGAAGGCCGACTTCAAGGAGCGCATCGGCAGCTGCGCCTCGCGCACAGTCCTCGACGAGTTCGGCGCCTCCATGACCACGGGCCTGGACTACAACGGCCCGGTCAACGGCTCCAACGAGGTCGCCTACATCCAGGCCGCGACCGACACCATCCGGGAACTGGGCCTGGGCTCGGTCTACTGGCCGGGGCTGCGCAACGGTGACACCTACTCCCTCACCACCCTCCAGGGCACGGGCACCCGTCTGAGCCTGAAGGTGAACAACCAGAGCGGCCTGGACCGGCTGCACTGGGCCTGGAAGCAGAAGTAG